Proteins encoded together in one Eubalaena glacialis isolate mEubGla1 chromosome 7, mEubGla1.1.hap2.+ XY, whole genome shotgun sequence window:
- the C7H6orf15 gene encoding uncharacterized protein C6orf15 homolog yields the protein MQSKMQGHVAGSRAPLGLLLVCLHLPGLFARSIGVVEEKFPRDLGINLPLLGKPSLTGPSNLEHPQPGPNDLASDPLQHNASPSHGSQPAGGAGVQRWPPSGGLPSMDSWPSEDPWPTMAAVVDDHVGEVLPEEESYFSSAAALPPGSGPLPAETSAYPADTSPEASLLHEDSESRRPLHSNVLGAQEKIHARRLPWSVINKIRWPFLPGHSLGPLNPGLFWGGRVLGTGWRPNPLPYPMGIWGNGNQYPSTGWGSISQYPGTTWEIINRYPGTSWGNSHLHPGINRLPPRVLRAPGSYWSTRAGFPNPQNPGSQWS from the exons ATGCAGAGCAAGATGCAGGGCCATGTGGCAGGGAGCCGGGCTCCTCTGGGCCTGCTCCTGGTCTGTCTTCATCTTCCAG GCCTCTTTGCCCGGAGCATCGGTGTGGTGGAGGAGAAATTTCCCCGAGACTTGGGGATCAACCTGCCTCTGCTTGGAAAACCTTCCTTGACCGGCCCCTCCAACTTGGAACATCCTCAGCCTGGGCCTAATGATTTAGCAAGTGATCCTCTGCAGCACAATGCTTCTCCATCACATGGCTCTCAACCTGCAGGAGGTGCTGGGGTACAGAGGTGGCCCCCATCTGGGGGGCTGCCCTCCATGGATTCCTGGCCCTCGGAGGACCCTTGGCCGACGATGGCTGCTGTGGTCGACGACCATGTGGGAGAAGTGCTGCCGGAAGAAGAGTCCTACTTTTCTAGTGCGGCTGCCCTCCCTCCGGGCAGCGGGCCTTTGCCTGCAGAGACCTCTGCATACCCCGCGGACACCTCACCTGAGGCTTCACTCCTCCACGAGGACTCTGAATCTAGACGGCCACTCCACTCTAATGTGCTGGGTGCCCAGGAAAAAATCCATGCCCGACGCCTTCCCTGGTCTGTCATCAACAAAATTCGATGGCCATTTCTGCCTGGTCACTCCTTGGGGCCCCTGAATCCCGGTCTATTCTGGGGAGGTAGAGTTCTTGGCACTGGATGGAGACCAAACCCCTTGCCATACCCTATGGGAATCTGGGGTAACGGTAATCAATACCCAAGTACTGGCTGGGGGAGTATTAGTCAGTATCCAGGTACCACATGGGAGATTATTAATCGGTATCCAGGTACTAGCTGGGGGAATAGTCATCTACACCCAGGTATTAATCGACTTCCTCCCAGAGTTCTCCGTGCTCCTGGCTCTTATTGGAGCACCCGAGCTGGCTTTCCCAATCCTCAAAACCCTGGGTCACAGTGGAGTTAG
- the CDSN gene encoding corneodesmosin: protein MGSSRASWIGRVGGQGMLALLLAGLLLRGTLAKSIGTFSDPCKDHTSITSPSDPCLLGKGGSSSFSSQSGSSSSSSFLSSSSGSHGGSSGGSNGSSGGSSGSSGGSSGSIATHGRSSGFSLFKPGTGYSQISYSSGSSSSLQDASSSSQSGSISSQSGGGSSSSVSQTSSMSSSSGPKVNAKLHPCSSNIPDSPCSGGPIVSHSGSYISSSHSVSGGKMPVVVVVEQHGSGGPRVGQSIPCSNGGLPGKPCPPITSVDKYGSYEVVGGSSDSYLVPGMTYIRGKIYPVGHFIKEHPVKGSPGVPSFAAGAPISEGKYFSSNPIIPSHSSSSSNIYQSGASSAIVFQPVGSGGVPPYGVGSKGSKEPCSLSSSGVHSSSSLSSSSGSSFHSCGGVSQRPSSSPGTGSFSGSSSSQSHGEIILQPCGSKSSSSGHSCISVSSSTLSRGPAGSSQHDSSAGAKPCGFGGSGTIPCHSIRDILTQVKPLGPQLADPEVFLPQGELPNSP from the exons ATGGGTTCTTCGCGAGCATCCTGGATAGGGCGTGTGGGAGGGCAAGGGATGTTGGCATTGCTGCTGGCCGGTCTCCTCCTGCGAG GGACCTTGGCCAAGAGCATTGGGACCTTCTCAGACCCCTGCAAGGACCACACGAGTATCACCTCCCCCAGTGACCCCTGTCTCCTGGGGAAGGGGGGCTCCAGCAGCTTCAGTAGCCAAAGTGGCTCCAGCAGTTCCAGCAGTTTTCTTTCGAGTTCCAGTGGCTCCCATGGTGGCTCCAGTGGCGGCTCCAATGGCTCCAGTGGTGGCTCCAGTGGCTCTAGTGGTGGCTCCAGCGGATCCATTGCTACCCATGGTCGTTCTTCAGGATTTTCGTTATTTAAGCCAGGAACGGGGTATTCCCAGATAAGCTACTCCTCTGGATCTAGCTCTAGTCTACAGGATGCATCTAGCTCCTCCCAGTCAGGAAGCATCAGCTCCCAGTCTGGAGGAGGCTCGAGCTCTTCTGTTTCCCAAACCTCTTCAATGTCCAGCAGCAGTGGCCCGAAGGTCAACGCCAAGCTGCACCCCTGTAGTTCCAACATCCCTGACTCTCCCTGCAGTGGGGGACCCATCGTCTCGCACTCTGGCTCCTACATCTCCAGCTCCCATTCTGTGTCTGGGGGTAAAATGCCTGTAGTGGTGGTAGTGGAGCAGCATGGCTCTGGTGGCCCCAGAGTGGGTCAAAGCATCCCCTGTAGCAATGGTGGCCTTCCAGGCAAGCCCTGCCCCCCCATCACCTCTGTAGACAAATATGGCAGCTATGAGGTGGTGGGTGGCTCCTCTGACAGTTATCTGGTCCCAGGCATGACCTACATCAGGGGCAAAATCTACCCGGTGGGCCACTTCATCAAAGAGCACCCCGTCAAAGGCTCTCCAGGGGTTCCCTCCTTTGCAGCCGGGGCCCCCATCTCTGAGGGCAAATACTTCTCCAGCAACCCCATCAtccccagccacagctcttctagTTCCAACATCTACCAGTCGGGAGCTTCCTCGGCCATTGTGTTCCAGCCAGTGGGCTCTGGTGGAGTCCCGCCCTATGGCGTTGGCTCCAAGGGCTCTAAGGAGCCCTGCTCCCTCTCCAGCTCTGGAGTCCACAGCAGTTCTAGCCTTTCCAGCAGTTCTGGTTCATCTTTCCATTCCTGTGGTGGTGTTTCCCAGAGGCCCAGCTCCTCACCAGGCACTGGCTCCTTCAGTGGCAGCTCCAGCTCCCAATCCCATGGTGAAATCATCCTTCAACCCTGTGGCAGCAAGTCCAGCTCTTCTGGTCACTCTTGCATTTCTGTCTCCTCCTCAACATTGAGTAGGGGTCCAGCTGGCTCTTCCCAACATGACTCCTCAGCTGGTGCCAAGCCCTGTGGCTTTGGTGGCTCTGGAACTATCCCCTGCCACTCCATCCGGGACATCCTAACCCAAGTGAAGCCCCTGGGGCCCCAGCTAGCTGACCCTGAAGTTTTCCTACCCCAGGGAGAGTTACCTAACAGTCCATAA